In bacterium, the DNA window CGGTGACCAAGAAAACAGTATTTGCTTGCGACCAGAAGTCACAGCCGCCACTATTCGTGCTTGTTTTGAAAATCGCGTCGATCGCTTTCCGTGGAAAGTTTTTAATATTGGCCCCATGTTTAGACGCGAACGCCCACAAAAAGGACGGCTGCGCCAATTCCACCAAATTAATCTTGAAATTATTGGCACCAAAGCCATCGCGCACGATGCGTACTTTATTAAAATGCTCGACACGTTTTTTAGTACCGGCTTAAAACTTGAAAACTATGCACTCAAGATCAACTTTCTTGGCTGTTCAATCGATCGCGCAACGCACAAAGAAAAACTTCTTGCTTTTTTGAACACCAAGCTTGATCAGATTTGTGCAACGTGTACCGATCGCAAAGATAAAAACACGCTGAGAATTTTTGACTGTAAAAACGAAACATGCAAAAAAGTATATCAATCAGCGCCACGCTTGACCGATTCTTTGTGCACCACGTGTGGAACAGAATGGGAAACACTTCAAACTTTACTCCAACTGACTGGCGTTAATTATATCATCGACACAAACTTGGTGCGCGGCCTTGATTATTACAACGGCACGGTATTTGAATTTTTCTCACAAGACCTCGGCGCACAAGATACTTTTTGTGGTGGCGGGCGCTACAGCCTGGGGCGTGAAGTGGGCGCCAAAGAAGATTACGAAGCCATCGGCGCCGCAATGGGCATCGAACGATTACTGTTGCTTTTAGAACCACGCCAAAACCAACTGGCACTCGCACAACAACCAACGCTGCACGTCATTGTGCCGCTTAGCGAGCAACAAAACGCACTCGCGCTTTTGTTAGCAAACACCCTGCAGTACAGAAAATTGGCTACTGATATTATTTTTGAAAAAGCCTCAATGACCAACATGCTTAAAAAAGCAAACCGCACGGGCGCCAAATATGTATTGGTTTTGGGAGATGAAGAACAAAAAAATGGCACTGTTACCATAAAAAATATGATAACAGGCCATACTGAAGTTGTTAAACAAACTGAAGTAGCAAATGCGTTAAAATAGAAAAACGCTTATTGCTTATGTTGTTTGATATAGCTTTGAATATAAAGAATCTTTTTGAGTTGGTTGTCAAACCCAAAACAGTAACGAGAGAAGCTAACGTTAAGATCGCGTTGCATATCTCTTATATATTTTTTAACAAACTTGATCTTCTTTTCGATCAACTCAACAACGTCATCCGTATCGGATTTTTCAACAATAACGTTTGAAGCTTGCTCATCAGATAAAAAATACAAAAGTTGAGAAGCTTCACGTTCAATTTCTTGCGTCAAGATATCAAGGCTTGCCGTATATTGCGCAATACTTTCTTCTGAGCGATTATATTCTTCTTGATCAACTTTAATGGTTCCAGCTTGCATAAGCTCATTAACTTTGCCTTTGATCACATTACTTTTTTCCAAAGCCAAATTCTTTTTTTCAATAACATCTTCATGCAAGACATGCAAAACAGTCAATGTTTCAATAATTTTTGCACGCAGCTGGTCTGAAGGAGCACTTTTCATAGTCAAAAGCTTCTTTCCTTCTTGCTCTAAACGTGCCAAAAAAGCTTCGTGTTCTGCTTTTTTTTCTTCAACGGTTTTGACAGGCTTGTTATGGTCGGCGTTCTGGTCAAGAGAAGCAGCCCCCTGCTCAAGATTTTTTTTATCAGGTTCAATCATGATATCGTCCAATTGTCCAAAA includes these proteins:
- a CDS encoding histidine--tRNA ligase, with translation MITRVRGTEDHLDLTLYNFIVSTTQEHFGRHNFNQISTPILEHTQLFVHSLGTSTDVVSKEMYIIDGDQENSICLRPEVTAATIRACFENRVDRFPWKVFNIGPMFRRERPQKGRLRQFHQINLEIIGTKAIAHDAYFIKMLDTFFSTGLKLENYALKINFLGCSIDRATHKEKLLAFLNTKLDQICATCTDRKDKNTLRIFDCKNETCKKVYQSAPRLTDSLCTTCGTEWETLQTLLQLTGVNYIIDTNLVRGLDYYNGTVFEFFSQDLGAQDTFCGGGRYSLGREVGAKEDYEAIGAAMGIERLLLLLEPRQNQLALAQQPTLHVIVPLSEQQNALALLLANTLQYRKLATDIIFEKASMTNMLKKANRTGAKYVLVLGDEEQKNGTVTIKNMITGHTEVVKQTEVANALK